In the genome of Falco naumanni isolate bFalNau1 chromosome 5, bFalNau1.pat, whole genome shotgun sequence, the window AACTGGCTGCCAGTCTGTTTGCAGTTGTTACGTGAGATTCATGAATGACCTACATttagggaagaaagaagaagtCTGTGTAGGAATTTTCTGTGGGCTTCAGTGAAAGTAAGGGTCGTCTGTAACATACTTCAAATAGTAATtcagtaatattaaaaatatgcttaatTTGGGGCTAGATTTGAACTTCAAGCTTCCTTCTGAGAACTTGGTTTTAATTTACCATATAGATTCTGTTACAAGATAAGTATGAACATATCTAGCTCAGACTGGCCTAAGTGAGTGTACGTGGAGCTTGTTCACCTTAATGTGAGCCAACTGCTTTTTTGGATCCAGATGTACACATACTTGAAGATAGGTATAGACAGTAACCAACCTTATAGAACATGCAAGTAAACCTTCAGTGAAATTGGATCAAAACATGGATATTAGCATTTGACCTCTACAGCTTCACTTCCTCAGTTCAGAGCGCCAATAGTTTGAAGGAACCAATGAAGCTTTTTGCCTGACATCTGAACATTAACATCCCTCTGTCCATCAGGCTAGCATAAAGTGCATGATTTGTTAGCCATTTTTCATCTAAAACTTTGGAGTGAAGTGAAACATGGGCCATGTCTAAAACTGTTTAGTGGCTTACATTATGGTCTTAACCCCCATGTCTCCTGAGCACAAAAGTCATCTCACTACTACTGCATAGCTTtgtaatgtggttttttttttttctttcttctagtCACCTCCctctaaaagaagaaaactagaaaaaccCCGGAAACCAATTACATTTATGGTCTTGGCTTCTACAGTCAAAGAGTTAGCCGCCAAAGCTGCAGCTATGGGCTGGGATGCTGTAGAAGCTATCGCTGTGGTTAGAGCCTGGGTAGAGAAGATTCTTACTGATCTGAAGGTACAGTATTTTATGTTAAAACAACGTCCTACTTGAAAGCATAACTGTAAGAAGATAGTATgaacttctgctgttttctgcaatAGGTTCAGCATAAACGTGTTCCCTGTGGAAAAGATGAAGTTAGCTTGTTTGTGACTGCCATTGAAAACTCCTGGATTCATCTGAGGAGAAAGAAACGAGAGAGAGTAAGGCAATTACGGGAACTTCCTCGAGCTTCTGAAGGTGTTCTGCAAgcaatggaagaggaaaaaaacagccagaaGAGCGTGAGCAACAATTTGGACTGTGAAAACCCCAAGACTCAAGATTCTGAAACAGAGTTTACGGCACCTGATGAGGATGTTCATTTGACCGCAGGTGATGAGCTACCGGAAGAATCTGCTACCAAAGAAGAACATAGTGAGCACGTGAAGGAGGAGACGGaagcaaagcagggagaaaCATCACTTGGCAAAGGTTCCAGTAATGCAAAGGAGGAACCTTGCCCTTCAGAGGAAGCTGGCAATCTGACAgttgaaaaagaacaaagtccCAAAGAAACTAGTAGATGTTTTCTCTTTAAGTGTTTAATGAAtgtgaagaaagaaggaaatgatgTATTAGTAGAAATGCACTGGGTTGAAGGACAGAACAGAGACTTGATGAACCAGCTATGCACATACTTACGGAACCAAATTCTTCGATTGGTAGCTAGTTAGCCCTTTTTcctattttggtaaaataaatcagtcttcAAATtttgtaaactatttttaatgGATTAAGATTTTCACTTAGTAAAACTTGtgttttcctcttaaaaaaaaaaaagtaaaatggaaagtcccctttaatatttaaatagctttttcaaAGCTACACGGAGTACGTGAACTTCATTGGATGTGAAGTGATGGGGAAGTAATAGATTTTGTGCTGCAGTTGTAAAACTACATGATAAAGTGAAACATGTCTATGCTGTGAATGTTTCAAATATCAACAGTGCTTTATTCAGATCTTTTTATCTGGTGCAATAGAATTATATATTGTTACTAAGTAgaaatctttgaaatattttcttcaatatttttttaatactagtGCAAGAAATGGTTAGTCTGCTGTGGGAATTTTCTGCAGCGAAGAGTCTGACAAAGGATTTAAGTATGCCTCTCTTTAATGCATTTAACCTTTGGTCTGCAGGGTAGCAAGGTGGATACATCCTCTAAGTGtcaattcattaaaataatccCTTTAGAAAAACCATGTGTTGTACTTTTCTGGCACTTGGGCTATTAGCATCTGGTTTTGTAAACTTTGTGTTAACAACAAAGTAAGCTCTTTGAGCTGCTTGGTTTAAGGAGGATTTAACTCTGTTGACTGTTCCGGGTGATCATTCCTTACACTAATTCAAATATAATTGTCTGGAATTACAGCAGTGTTCTTAAAGGGTTTTGCTTCCATTTAATCTTAAGAGATTGTTTTAATGACAGGAATGAGAGCACACACTCATCTTTGTGGGCCAGAAGTTCCTTATGCAGGACAGATCCATACAGAAGATATGGATAAAGATGGATACAGAAGCTTTAGGCTGTTGCAAAGGAAGACAACTGGAAAGAAAGCTGTTGCTTCCACATCTGGCTCCCTAGTCCTTTTTACTACCAGCTGTTTTCCCAGTGTTTCGGGGCAATGAACTATTCTGTGagaagaaaggctgagggacATGGGTCTTGGGTGCCTCAGAGAGGggtatgtgtatgtgtttgagATTATGAGCACTGGCACTGCTTCGCACGAAGTCAGCTTCAGCCTGTAGAGATCTATAGAACACATAGAGAAAGATTTTCTGAGGGAGTGGAGTGCATGTGTGTTACCCAAAATAAAGAGACAGGTGGGCAGACGGAAATGCTGCATATGTTCATGCTACTGGAGTCACTTTGAATGTTCACTCTTAGTTGTCAATATTTCTGGAATGATTAGTATGTTTTCTGAagttgaaattaaaagcaacttAGAAAAGCCTTAATTTCCCCCCTCAACTCTTAACTGTTTTGTATCGTGCTTCTTAGCGCTTCTGCCAGGTGATGGACAAAAGACTTGCGTTTTTCTGGgtatttcagaattttcacAGAACTGCTTCTGATACTCATGTCACTGGGGGGAGATAAAACTAGGCCGAGTCCTAGAACCTGGAGAGGTTGTGTTGGCTGCTGAGCCCTTAGAAAGCAAGGCTGTGTCCCCTTTGTGCTGTTCCCTGTTGATCAGTCTGCTTCCTGCAAGGGTGAAGCAGCTCCACAAGGTAAGCCTGTGTGTTTGTGGCATGCTCGTTTTGTTGAAGCAGACTTTCTCACCTTGCTTCATTAATTACCGCTCTTTCACCTGTACATGAATACTCTCTTGAGTGGCGTTTAAACAAAGCCAGgtatttttacaaagaaaactggTAGCCTGTGATTTAGGGGGCTGTTTGACAAGTTCAAATGttgttttagcattttattCCAAACAAATGCTTTGTCAAAAGGTGAGTGTGGCACGTGGATAGCTACTCCTGtgttgggaaagaaaagcaattaaaagttGTGATTGGTGTATAATTGCAGAAGAGTGTGAAGTGATGTGGGCGTGCAGCGTGACCTGGTAGCTCGGGCACGCTGGGGTGTTGTACCCAGTTTCTTGCAGGAACATCTTCCCTGCCTCGAGCACCCAGAGGTGgccctttccctgctcccactGGGACTGCTGGTGTTACTGAAAATCATAACCAGGAAAACTCTCCAAATGAAAGTTCAGGGAGTTGGCAATGgtttattgcagcgctgggCACGTGGGGGATGTTTCCTCCCAACATGCACACCAAGCAGCTTGAGGGTACACATTATATACAGTAAAGTGTTTGCGTATTCATAGTACACTGCATGTTCATTGTCATTCACGCACAGGGTTGGTTAAAAGTTTCTCGTTTCAAATGGAAATTGGTGTGCACCCTGATAGATAGCACTACTTTGGCTTTTCACAAACTCATGCTCCCCAGGCAGCGTTTTGCCTGCTgtccggggagggggggctgtgtgtgtcGGAGCTGGCGGTCTCCCATGGCACAATTGTTTTTGTCCTATCTTCAACTAATGTTCTGTGGATTGCAGcaccttatcagcttgtctcctcttgcGGCCAGAACTCTCCTCACGTGAAGGCTTCTTTCTTTGATTACAGAGGAGTGCTTCTTTGACAACAGGGTGCCGTTCAGCATCTGTTCTTTGTCTcccatccttcccaaggctgaatCCATTAATTAAAGTCCCTTCATTTGTCGCTTTTGACTCTAGAGGGGCCGCTTGACCTAAACTTTTAAGTTCAACATAGAGTTAAACCAGAGTTCAGCACTAAATTCGGCTTCAGCAATCTGTTGAACGCTAACCCGGAGCTCAGCACTAAATGCGATTTCAGCAATTCATCGAACACTGACCCGGAGTTCAGCACAAAATCCCGTTTCAGTAATTAGCCACGCGCCGAAGCGGCGTTAGCGCAGGGCGGGAGCTgggcgcgggccgggccgggccgctcGCTCCCCTCAGAGCCCGCGCGGGGCGGTGCTGCCTTTGAATGGCGCGGCGGGAAGATGGCGGCGTCGCCCCTAACGGCCCCGCCGCAGCCTCGGGGCTCCGCGGCGGCAGCTcgggcggccgggccgcctCCCGCGGGACGGGGAAGGCTGTCCCGCTCGGCGCTGCCGCTCGCTGCCGGGCTGTGCtcagccccccgcccggcctCGACCTCTCCCTGCGCGGCAGCCCTGGCACCGGCTCGGCAGGTACCGGCGCAGGACAACGCGGCCTCCCCCGGGGAGCCGCAGCCAGCCCGGGGGCCCGGACGTgcttggggggcgggggggctgcgccctCCCCTGGGCCCCGCAGCCAGGCCGGGGGCCGGGACGTGctgggcggggggagcggcggcggcctGCAGCCGGTGCCCCCTGAGGTAACATGGCGCTGAGGCGCCtggcgcggcggcgggcccggggcggtGCTGGAAGGGCCGGGGGCCCTCGGAGCCTCTCCCGGCCCGGGGTGCGGGGGCTCGGCCCCGGGGAGGGCTCGCTGCCCTCGGGCGGGAGCGCCGGTGCCTCgcccctgccttcctcccctgaGGGCGGCGGCTGCAGCTGAGGTACGTGCTGCTGCTAAGGGGGGTGGTAGCGGCAAAGTGCGGGGATCGAGGGATTCGCGGCTCGGTTGAGGGAGGTAAGAAAATGTACGGTCTGTGCACGAAGTTGGCTCGTTTCGTTGTGTGTCATTTAGCGCTGGGCTTTATTCTTCACTCGGCCTCTAGGTGCTACCATGGTACAACAATCGGTACGGTCTGTAGTCTTCGGTATAAGATGCGAGATTTACCtgattattaaattaattaaagaaCACAGTAAGCTGATAAAGCATGTTGTATCTAGAGGCATTGCTTTAAGTGGTCCAGGTTGGTGCCCTGATACCTGCAAATGCAGAGAAATGtagttggtggggtttttttttggtttttttgactTGTTTATATCTAAAAGATGGTCTATATAAACATCTTGTGTTATATAAACACCTGGTGGCAAGATGTCACAGAAAGtgttcctgctgccagccaggacTGCTGCAAGTGATGCTTCTAGATGCAGTACATTTTACTGGCTTGTGTGTTTAAATAGAGAGAAATCAAAATGTATACAACCAGAAGATGTATATAACATCTAAAATCAAGATGTTTATATAACATCTTGTAACTTATTCTCTTTTGCAATTTTTCTGTAACTctttaaaacatgcatttacATCTCTCAGCCTCTTCACCAGTCATGTCAAATCTTCTCCCTGATGGGATAATGTTCTGCAAGATACAGTTTTGTCAGCTTCGACAAATGGAGCTGAGCAAGGCAACATATGTATGACCACAGAACAGCTGCTCAAAGACAGTGCAGTAAGTGGCATTCTTGTGTCCAACTGGCCCCACATTCTGCAAgggttttctttcagagaaacCTAATGCCCCATGCTCTTTGCCAACAATGTGCGTCTTCCTCATTTTGACTATTTCTTAGcatttttctgtaggaaaaagaCATTAGTGTCAGTGGTATACTTCCGTACATAGATCTTTAAGAACCCCTAAGGCCTAAGTTTCCAAACTCATGTTCAGTGCTAATCTACAGATATTCTTCAAAGAGAGAATCATGTAATCCTTTACTCATTCCATCTTTTACATGTAGTTCATTGGTTTTAATATTAGGAAAGAAACTTGGGATCCAATCACgcgttttttttctttttatgtttctgaatTCTAATTCTGCTATACTAGTcactgtattgggtttgcatggcaagagtttggtagcagggggactgcaggggtggcttctgtgagaagctgctagaagcttcccccatatCTGATGGAATCAACACCAaccggctccaagatggacctgccactggccaaggGCAAGCCCATCCGCGACAGTGGTAGTGCCTCTAGGatagcatatttaagaagggcaggtgggggggaaacaactgcacaacagcaactgcagctggagagaggtgtgagggcagcagccctgcagaccccGAGGtcagggcaggaggtgctgcagcagccggagcagaggttccccggCAGCCTATGGTGAAgaccacggtgaggcaggctgtccctcTCAGCCTgtggaggttaatggtggagcagatccccacctgcagcctgtggaggaccccacaccagagcagggggatgcctgaaggaggctgtgagcctgtgggaagcccatgctggagcaggctcctggcaggacctgtggccccgtggggagcagagcccaggctggagccaggctgctggcagggcttgtgaccccatggggacccatgctggagcagtttgtgcctgaaggactgtaCCCCGTGggggggacccatgctggagcagtttgtgcctgaaggactgtaCCCCATGggggggacccacactggagcagtttctgacaaactgcagcccatgggaaggactcacattggagcAATTAATGGAGGATTGTCTCCCATGGGAgagaccccacactggagcagggaggagTGTGAGGATGTGGGGAGTCCTCCTGCTGAGGAGGAACGAGTGGCAGAAAcaacgtgtgatgaactgaccacagccctcattccccatccccctgtgctgcaggaggaggcgGTAGAGATGGGGAGTAAATTTAAATccagaaagaagggaggggtggggggaaggtctttttagttttgggtttattttctcattatcctcctctgatttgattggtaataaattaaactaatgtccccaagtcgagtctgttttgcccgtggCAGTAATTtgtgagtgatctctccctgtcctaTCTCGAgccatgagccttttgttatattttctctcccctgcccagctgaggaggggagtgatggagGGGCttgggtgggcacctggcacccagccccagGGTCTGCCCTCCACAGTCACATTTTAGGCTTGACAAATCTGGTCTCCTTTAAATTCCCCTTGGAAAGCCTGTTCTGCTTTGTGGCATACTGCTGTTCTCTCCTGATGGTGCTCAACGACTTCTTTAGTATTTGTACTCTATTTTGGttatacaaagcaaaaaaaagctttcagagcTAAGCTATTAtcagctttttttatatatttgtgtgtgggAGAACGATCAGGCACTAGTGACAGCTAGGTTGGGGTTAACCTCAGGAAACAGTTGAGATTTTTAGTGTGTtgagaataaaaatactggCTACTTATGCAGGCTAGTGTTTCTGATCTAGCCTGCCCTTATGCTGTAAACAATGGAGGGAAATTTGTTTTAGAGTTTTTTTGAATGTGCCAGTAGAATGGGTAGAGTAGAGTCAGTATACACAATTACTTGTTTTTCATCTTGGTTTGGCAAGGTGTTTCACAAAGTACTGTTACAGGAACTGTATAGTCATGGGTGGTAGGTTTCTGGTCCACAGTAATGCCTCCCCTATTTTCCATCCCAGACaaaaaatttgaattttcttaATGATTTGAACAAAAGAGAGGCAATATCTGTAGCcagcaaaaaattatttagggttgtaaagacaagaaaaaagcatcaaggAACTTAATTAAGCTAGAGGAGCTGTCAGTGTGGTGAAGATATTAATCAGTGTTGATAAACTCAAGTAACATGCATTGTACGGAGTAGCTTGAGCTGCTTGTTTcatttatgttgttttttaaattcatctataaagcaagaaaaaaagactggatAGTTCCATAATCTGTGAGGAGTACTGAAGTCTCTGTagcagtaatttaaaaaggaaacagtatgGGTAAGGATGAGATGGCAAATACATTGTAATGCTGTTATATTAATCAGTGCTGAAACTCTCTGTTTGAGTATGTATTTAGTAATAGCTGCTTTGTCTCAAAAGCAAATATCAGAGCAAGACTTTGGTGAATAAATGATTTGAATGTGGAAAAtcttacaggagaaaaaaattgcaaaaactGTCAGGAGATGAGGAGAGTGGTGGAACATACACAAgagatactgaaaaatataGGGATGGTAGTTTCTTGTTATCTTTTCTCATAATACAGGAGCTTGTAGAAAAGTTTGACCTTTAAGtgatctctttatttttttattttctcatcctAAAGGGCAATATCAGCAGGTAAATGTTCCTGAAGAACAAGCAGACAAGTTGCTCCTTGCAAGCTGGGGTCTTCCCAAAGCAGTTCTAGAGAAATACCACAGTCTGGGAGTAGTGAAGATGTTTGAATGGCAAGCAGAATGCTTAATGCTCGGACAAGTTCTGGAAGGGAAGAACCTAGTTTACTCAGGTATGCAAACATCTGACAAAACCAGTCCTCCCTAACTTTCCCAGTACAATTTACAAGAACGTATTGGTGCTGAAGGATTCTGATCTGACGGATAAAAAGGTCaagattctcttttttttctggagtgaCACTATTAAGATCTGTCCCTCTGCTGTACCTCAGACCTGGCTTGAATGGACTCCATTCCAGGTGTGAGGAGAgacttttccctcttttctctgttAATGTTCCTTTGGAAACTGATAATTAGGAGTTGATCAGTGATAACTCACTCTTTTTATTACAGACTGTGTGAACCAGGAACTGAATGATAACAGCAGTGTTAGATacaaatacttttgaaaatgttatttattatctaattttttcagtctctttattctttctcttcacCTGGGGAAGGGGGCGTGGGGAAGCGGCGCAGAAGGGAAAGTAGGACTGGTGGACTAGAAATCTGTGGGAAATTACAACTTGAGTGTCTACTCCCCATGGGAAGAAGgtcccagagcagcactgggCAGATGAAGAATTTAGAAGAGGGGCAGGTGATTTTCTTAGGCTTGGATTTGAGCTTTATTTCCTTGGTTCAAGAAGACTTTGGGCCTGATTTCCAGGTAATGGCTGTTCCCTGGTATGTGGCATCTCCTCCACAGTTTTCTGTGGATGATGGATGGCAAACAGCAATGCTCACCAAGCGGAGGGTTTAATATATTTATGGGTTAGGTCAATAAGGTAGTGGCTGAGCTCTCCTGTCCAACCAAGAGACtttagtgggatttttttgtttggttgtttttttttttttctctttgcttatCTCTGAGCTGCCGTTGCTTCTGGAGCAGTATGCCTTGGTAGTGTGATGAAAGAGGCTAGAAGAGAAATACTTTGCCATCTTCTTGACACTTTATTGGGTTAACTGCAGATGTGGttgtggcagtgggagagggGCATTTGTTGAAGAGTCCTGCCCCAATTTCTCCAGTAACTGCTTTCTATGCTAACTTTATGATGCTTGttccttgatatttttttttttatatacctttagaaattaattttaaacaaagagcTTTTCCCCCCCTGCCAGCTCCTACCAGTGCTGGAAAGACTCTTGTTGCAGAACTGCTGATTTTAAAGCGAGTCCTGGAGACTCGTAAGAAAGCTCTTCTCATCCTTCCCTTTGTCTCTGTCgccaaggagaaaaaatgttatCTGCAGGTAAGTAACATTCAAGGAGGGTAAATTTATGAGTTGTAATTGTTGggtcacattttttaaacagaagtttttgtatggattttaaaaaagaaattttgcagaGTTGTTTCAGAAAGGATTTGTACATAGTTTAAAATTTGCTCTCAATCTAAGttggagataaaaaaaatgaaagttttagCCAAAAAGGGAAACTTGGAAAAAATTTAAGgagttcattaaaatattttatttcagctttgacTTTTACAGCATTGTTACTTGCATTTCTTCACAGATTTTCTAATCCAcaaactttaaaacaattttccaGTTAGAGATTGtgtctgaaaaaatacaaatggaagGTATCAACATTATATGAAAGGATAGAATGACGTTTCAGCTTTCCTTTGGGTGTTCTACCAGAATTTCGTGACTTTGATTTCAGTTTGACTTTGCTAAAAATTTGTTCTGACAGAATGTTGTTATGTCTTGGCTTCCTCACCccagctatttaaaaacaaaattactgtgGGAAcagtctttttaaataaaaatatatttttcttgaaagactTTCATATCAAACGTTTCCGTTAGTTAATATGTTGAAGAAACAACCGTTActaaaaccaaatacaaaaccagcagGCATTTTTGTTACGGTTTCTGACCTTTAAGATGTTTTGGGTGTTAATAAACTGAAATGGTATCTTAACCTCGCACATTGCTAGGAAATGATGTAAACTGAGTGCAGAAGCTACTTGCAGTGATTGAAGATGCTTTTGCTTTAGTCTTACAATGCTGGAGGATCATCGATGCTGTGTTGTACTACTCCTGGCCTAAGGTTTGGCTGTAGCTGCACTTGAAGATGTACGGTATCCTGTGCACCTGGTTCAAACATTCGTACCTTTTGTTAATGCAGTGAGTAATGTGCCTAAGCTTTGGCACTGCAGCAATAAGCCACGGAAGAAAAGAAGTCGTCATTTCTTGAATTTCAGTGGGAGATGTGACATCTTTGTGTTTGGGGTCTCACAATTTGGCTTTTGCCCAGGATTTCTCAGGAGCAAGGCTTCTTTGTACATAGTTGCACTGTGTGTTCTCTAACCTTTTTAATGGTAaactttttaatgcaaaaccGAGGTCTCCATCTCTTAGTTCTGTACACTTTGTCCTGCAATGTATACTGTGTGGCctctgctttggaaataaaaaatgacagtggggaaaaaaaaagtagcaataACTGGCTGAGCTATGGCTTTAATCTGATTAGTTGGCATTATAAGTATTAGAAATTGTCATTAAGGATGCAGGTTTTTATGTGATTCCAGCAGGCATTGGTCAAAATTCAGAGCTGTAACCTTGGCATGACATTCTGTGTTTTTGAAAACAGGCCCTGTTTCAGGAGGTGGATGTAAGAGTTGAAGGCTATATGGGAAGCATGTCTCCTGCTGGACGTTTCTCTGCCCTGGATGTGGCTGTCTGCACCATTGAGAAAGCCAATGGTCTAATCAATAGACtcatagaagaaaacaaaatggacTCACTGGGTAAAATACTACTTGTGTTGACTGTTATGGGGATGAGGTATATCATATACTCTGAGTACATGTGAAATTATGGGACACTGTATTTTTTGCTCAGTTCTGTATGTGACAGACATGCCAGATAGGAACattgagcaattttttttcttgcagagcaCCTCTGATTTGAATTtaggaaggcaggcaggactATTCTATGTAGCTCAGTGGCTGGGGTGAGTAGGTAGAAGCTGCAGGTTTTAGTTTGTCTGA includes:
- the METTL16 gene encoding RNA N6-adenosine-methyltransferase METTL16 isoform X3, producing MCFNYAKKNVEQNNLSDLIKVVKVPQKTLLMDALKEESEIVYDFCMCNPPFFANQLEAKGVNSRNPRRPPPSSVNTGGITEIMAEGGELEFVKRIIHDSLQLKKRLRWYSCMLGKKCSLAPLKEELRIQGVPKVTHTEFCQGRTMRWALAWSFYDDVQVPSPPSKRRKLEKPRKPITFMVLASTVKELAAKAAAMGWDAVEAIAVVRAWVEKILTDLKVQHKRVPCGKDEVSLFVTAIENSWIHLRRKKRERVRQLRELPRASEGVLQAMEEEKNSQKSVSNNLDCENPKTQDSETEFTAPDEDVHLTAGDELPEESATKEEHSEHVKEETEAKQGETSLGKGSSNAKEEPCPSEEAGNLTVEKEQSPKETSRCFLFKCLMNVKKEGNDVLVEMHWVEGQNRDLMNQLCTYLRNQILRLVAS
- the METTL16 gene encoding RNA N6-adenosine-methyltransferase METTL16 isoform X2, whose amino-acid sequence is MMGTKLVSSGTGASCIYPLLGATLNGWYFLATEVDDMCFNYAKKNVEQNNLSDLIKVVKVPQKTLLMDALKEESEIVYDFCMCNPPFFANQLEAKGVNSRNPRRPPPSSVNTGGITEIMAEGGELEFVKRIIHDSLQLKKRLRWYSCMLGKKCSLAPLKEELRIQGVPKVTHTEFCQGRTMRWALAWSFYDDVQVPSPPSKRRKLEKPRKPITFMVLASTVKELAAKAAAMGWDAVEAIAVVRAWVEKILTDLKVQHKRVPCGKDEVSLFVTAIENSWIHLRRKKRERVRQLRELPRASEGVLQAMEEEKNSQKSVSNNLDCENPKTQDSETEFTAPDEDVHLTAGDELPEESATKEEHSEHVKEETEAKQGETSLGKGSSNAKEEPCPSEEAGNLTVEKEQSPKETSRCFLFKCLMNVKKEGNDVLVEMHWVEGQNRDLMNQLCTYLRNQILRLVAS